aTTTTGTGGGTTGATCCAATGTGGAAAGCACTAGGGTGGTAACAGTTCCCCCATTGAGAGCAGATACCTACTAAACACCGGCCGGACAGAGCCCTGGAGAGCTGGAGACGTTACACACAGTGCAGCACTTTGTCATCTTTTGCTAGCAATTGCAGACCAATTCCTCAAATACCGGTAAAGGCATCCCCAAAGTGGGCAGGGGTAAGGGTGGGCACTGGACAGGAATCGCAGTCATGTGACTGACAAGTAGTGGACCGTTCTTTACTACGAGGCCCTGCAACAATCCATGCTTATTATAAATCACCCGAGCCAGCAAAGTGTGCAAGGCCAGGAATTCCCGGACCCTCGTGGCCATCTGAGGTACGGCATTAGGACGCCACAATGGGGATGAAGTCACCTGAAGATTGCGAGAATTCACGGAGGAAGTCTTTGCAATCGTAACAAGTGGCCCACGACTTATGCTATCCCCAGGCTATAGTAATACCACCACTCAGCACCTTCGGGTACATTTGCGAACATACCTTTATGGACGCTAAGAGATTTATTTTaatttgatatgcaaatgagcttgaaAGTGCCCAGAGGGAGGTACCGATCACAGCAAGTGCTAAGGCTATCCTCTATATCAGGGGGCAGCAACCCTTTGTCTTGAAGTCATTCAGGTTGACAAGCAATATGCAAGATTTTGGTGCAAAGGAAATACATCAGAGATGTCAAGACAAAAGGGTCATAGGGCCTAGATGATGGTCTCGGTCACGACAGTAAAACCTCCCCTGTGTCTTCACTGACGTCTTTTGTGCTGCCCGATGTCACTGAAGGTACAGGGTGGAGAGTAATGTGCAAACTTAAGGGGTAAGACATGAGACCACAGGACTATAGGCTGCAGTCACTGGCCAGATTTCAACCTCGTTGGAATTGGTCTCATTACACAGGCCAATCCAAACTGAATTTAGGGGGGTGGGATTCAATGTGACCGAGACCTTCCCCCACtaggccaggggtaggcaaccttcggcactccagctgttgtaaaactacaactccctgcatgcatactggctctgctgttcttagaactcccatggcagtgaatggagcatgatgggagttgtagtttcacagcatctggagGGCCAAAGGTTCTGACCCCTGAACTAGACCCTgacaagctcatttacatactggaTTTGAACGAGTTGGGCATCAGTTTTAGCCAAATCTTTTtaatattgatattgtataatttgtTACACATTTACTTTTATGGCTTCTGACTGAGCCAGGAATGAAGGAGTTGGCGCTTTGGCCTAAGGATTGCACCGGCCTCGCTCCAAGTCCATATAGGTAGGTTTGCAAATGTTTTACATCTTTACCAAGGTGCGAGAAAGGTGCTGACAGACACCAAAGGGGTTCACCAGGGATTGTATAAACACACTTACCTTCCCTGGGGTTCTCTTTGGCCCAATATGCCGCTTCCATCATAGGGATCAGCCCCCTCCTTCCCATCCCACGTTCACAGGTACTTGCCTGTACTATGGGGGGCTAGTAAAATTAAACTAGCAGCCTCCACAGTAAAGGTAAATACTAGAGCATGGAAAAGTGGGCAGGTTCTGATCCCATGACACGGCGGGATCCAGTTCTAAGCATTTACACCATCCCTAGAGACCCCCTTTAAGAGTCACCACACAACTCCAAGCCTTACATGAGCAATAGCAAGAACACGATACGGTATTACTACAAGGTGGATGACACTGCCCAGAGGACATATTCCACttctccctcccccccaaaaaaaagtgaCTTCCAACAGTGCATACAGTATTTTCCAGATACAAAGTCAAGAATAAAAATATACCCTTTATTTTCAGTCTGTCAGCATTGAGTACATATACAGTAAATAGGAGGACGTGTTACTTGAGAAGGTTTCAGGATGCAATAGGattttcatagaaaaaaaaaagtctacagtCGTGTTGTGAAACAGGAACAGGAAAGACGGCACATACTATGTACAAGCGATATCGTGAGAACAGCGGACAAAGATGAGGGGCGAGGGGAGATTTAGCCAAATAGATCAACCCTCCGATTGGCAACCtaatctaacaaaaaaaaaacccagatctATAAGAGTGACCTATTCCTTCCCGCTTCGTTCCCCTGGTGTGAAGACTGCATCGATTTAGGAATAATTGGCATTTGGACATGTACATTCTGACACACTAATAGAAACAGTGATCCCCAAAGCTAGGAAAGAACGTCTGGTGTCGTAAGACAAAAAGAAAAACTAACTTCATAGTTTCACTACAaggaatttttttgttgttttttatacttactttttttccttttacaAATTTGAAGGTCTTAAAATGACATGAACCTACACTGACCGTCATTAAGTAGCGACTGTCTATATTACTGCATCAAGCCAATGAACACTTAAATGCACTTCACAGCAAAAGATTATGTAAActtggtattttttttatgtttttttttttctataacttttttttttcctttcctcaTTTCCTTCGCAACCCTGAGGGCAAGCGGTCgccaaagtagaaaaaaaaaaaaaaaaaaactcgagGCACAGACTCCCCCCCCCTCTATTGCCATTATTTTTGGTGACCGGTACGGGTTTCCTCTGCCTCACGGGTCTACCGTAAAAcgtcctcttttttttttagtggttTTTCAGCTGATCCCCATTAAGGCCTACAGTTTCTAGTGCGACAAAGCCCGACAAACTACGTGCAGACCGCTGTAGCACAgaaagggtttttgtttttttttatgagacGTCGACAAAGCcatcttttttttctcctttcactTAGTAGGTCGATGGGCTTTGacgaaaagataaaataaagttAATCTGTATATTGTTATTCTTACAAGCAGCTCCAAACCTGAGTATTGTATGGTTATATCTAAACATACAAAAATGTATGTACATTTTATTCTCCACCATCATGTAAACAGTTGTCTGTAgaattcgtttttttttttccatcccttTATCTATGAGACATGCATATCATACATACAgtttaaatatacaaaaaaaaaaaaaattaaagaaatttttttttttcttctttagaaACAAGATTTACACTCGTCCACGAAACCTAAGCGTCAAAGAACCTGTGGCGGACAAGGTTTCGAAGCAAACATCCGTTCTTCTGTTCATAGAGTGATAGAAATACTGAAACTGTTGCACCTTCCATGCgaatacagtattttttttttaaattttcataaCACTATCGAATGTGGAGATCGACATATTCACTAGACCTCTTCTTATTCAGAGCGAGGGATAAAAGCAGCACTTATAAATGTATTGAAATCATGGCAACGTGTCGTTACCGCGGTTAGATAaggaagtttgttttttttccatactaACTTtatgttttaaataaaaaaaaatatatataatatatacacattaaAAGGGTGGGAGATGGGAGACAGGTATTcgggatggggagggggggcataAAATTAAGAGCGCTGATCACATGTTCATTCCTTGGGCACTTAACAGCGAATCGAGCATGTCAAAAGTGTCTTTATAGTCCATGTGTTGGCTGTTTGCACCGTACTCGTGATTGGCATCAGGGCCGTTGCTCTCCACTGGTTTCTTGTCCAGTTTCACGAGGGTGCTGAGATGCCCGTAGCCCACCTGGTATGTGACAGGGGGAGGAGGGAGTAAGGAGTGATTAAGAACAGAGTTGTTAGATAGAAACTGCTTAACAGAGGAAGAACTAGTACCTGAACTTTTGGAACTTTTGCTCATTTTGTTGTGATGGTTGTAAGAGACGTCATTGGCATGCGGCCTCTTTCTTGAAGAGCTGGAGCTCGAGGCACCACCATCGTTGGGCACACCAATGGGGCTCCGCAAAACAGTTGTAGGCAGTCCGTCCATACAAACTTTATTGCTGGAATTATTATTACTTGCACTGCTGTAGTGTGAAAGCGAATGCTTGTGGCTGCTACCGTGATGTCTGGAAGAGTTGTGCTTCTCCTTGTGTTCTTTGCTCACGTGCGGACTCGAGTGCTTACTCTTTCCGCTGCCGCCCTCGTCGGATGAGCTGTGCCTGTCTGCGGAAGAAACTTTAATTTTCATTTTCAAGTCCTCTTTGCTGGAGGCTCGCTCGGTCGGAGGGATGGGGATACGCAGCTTCAGGGAACCACTTTTGTCTTTTTTCTCAGAAGAATGTTTCTCTGTCTTTTCACTACTGGAAAGTGGAATTTTCATTTTAATAGGAGAGGTGACGGAGCTGCCGCCAGACGCTTGGCCTTGCCCATGCTTTTTATGCGGCTGCTGTTCAATGTGCACGGTCGGGATTTGATCTCGAACATCTACATCGACAGTTTCAAGTTTCCTTTTTTCCCGATATTTGTCCAGAGACATTTTATGAGACATTGCTACTGGAGGAGCATAAATTTGTCCGTGATGCTTGCTGTTGGATGGCTTGTGAGCATGCTCTGGCTTCGCTGAATGTTCAGAAGCCTTTTCAGGTCGATGATGCAAGCCAGGGTGGAGTTGAACAGCAGTCATATTATACTGAGCAGCTGGGAGGGAACTGTCAGATTTTTGGCTATATACTTGGTCCGTCCTAGGTTGATCCGGATGTTGAGGCCACTCATGATGAGAAGCCATTGTGTAAGAAGTGCTAGGTAATGCCAATAACGCCAGCTCCTCCGTGCTATGGGATGCCGAGATTGGCATGCTTCCTGAGTTCAAAGCTACCGGTGCAGGAAATGCAGATGTCGATGCCTTTGGAAAACTGGCACTTGCAGCAAGGCCAGCGACAGGGTCCACCAAAACAGAGTTCTGGGCCATTGAAGAATTAAACAGATTGCTGTCGAGGTGACCATCAGACTTCGGTTTTCTTGCTGCTGCCTGAGTGGcctaaacaaaaatacaaaaaaacagaaTAAATACACAGAATTGGTAGCAAAAAGAGTCACAAACCAAaccaaaagaacaaaaaaacagcCTGCACTGGACCTGGACATGTCTACATCTGTACCAAGTAGATTACATTACTGCATAAGGAAACATTACAGGGACCATAGACAATATACTGTCTTTTTATAGGTCATGTCTGTCTGACCTCTGGGAACCCCGCTGATCCTGAGAATAAAGGGGCCGCAGCTATAGGTTCTCCTGATCAtggaggtcccagtggtcagaccaccATCCACCTTATGAGCTGCTCCTATTGCCCTGCCTGCCAGGAAGATCAGCGGCAACAAATACACCTAATGTGCAAAATATGCATAAAGTCTTCAATCCTTAGTCTAACTCTGAAGAAACTACTCCTCCCCCCCACATTAGATACACATCACAACAGTCATATCAGATCTTTACCCTCCAGTTTCGAATCTTCTTCAATCGGCTAGGCGTCTTCTCGAGAATTTGTAGAAATTCATGTGTAAGTTCTGAAAAGAATAAAATACAATTGTAAATGTCAACGCCCTGGCAGCAACATTACATGCAACATAGGACTTGTCAGTTTTCCTGGCATCTGTTTTACGCTTGTTCACACTAGCTTTGGCCTGTTAGAAGATGACAGCAATGCTGTTGTAGCGGTTGACCTACCCGACCACATATGGAGCCTAACAGACCCTATtaatataatgggatccattgagTGCCCACTCTTAAAATGAAACAGCCGAACTTGCAGGAAATCTACAGTCcgatacggtggctcagtaggAAGGTCCAGGACTAAGACATTGATAGCTGCAACCTTATCGctatttaccaagcacagcgccatacactgtacagtggttgtgcttggtattgcagctcagtatcATACATTTGAGTGGGCCGAAGCTGCATTATGGCCACGTGACTGTTAGGGAAGAAAGAGTTGCGCTGAATACTGTATCCTAGAAAATCCCtttcaggctgaggccctacattgcaaaaaagcagttttgttgtagattttgttgcggttttttgagcccaaGTCAAGAATGGGAAGttaataggaagctcttatacttctaccttctgctcaatctactcctggcattATCTCaataaaccgcagcaaaatctgcaacaaaaaaagctgggtttccgcaatgtgaggcctcagcccttAAGGCTGAAGGTCCCAAGTTGTTGAAAAGCTGCttgtttgatgcagattttgctgtggtttcttgagccaaagtggcacataaaatacttccctTAAATTTTGTGTTTTGTAATGAGTCCTGGGTTTGCCTCAAAGAAAACATTGCAAAATTTGCACCGaaataaaatcaataaataaaatctATACTTTGCAATGTGGGACCTAAGACTGTTCAGAGTCACACACAACGTCTAGTCAATTTAGGAAGGATGACACTCTTACCGTCAAGCAATTCCAGTGTTACGGTCTGGTCCACGTATTCCCACCAATGCTTCCCATCTGTAGATACAGGGATCTCCCAGTTCGACCACTTGCAAGCCAAGTGGATGCAGACACAGGCGATGACGGTAGGCTTATACTGAAGGCAGAATGTAGTAAGGTGAAGGCTGTAAATGACAAAAAGAGggggaagggagaaaaaaaaacaaaaaaaaacaaacacatgagTCAAAAAGTCCAATGTCACCAAATACCCAAAattaaatagaatttaaaaagggACACCATCATAATGGTCCTGTCACCGGGGTTATAAGTGGAGGGTGTTGGCGAGGGGGTTAACAAAATGAAGCAAATGAAGAGAACTTTAAATCCCATCGATATTTGGGGTGACTTGTTCTTCGGAGGAGCCCTGGAAATAATAATATGGTCCCCACAGATCTCAAtagcatccagtctgtctgggatgacataaagagacagacTGATTGCTGCAAacaacatctacagaagatctgtgctttgttctccaagatggcggcgggaacaacctcgctgcccagttctgccaaaaactgtcaagTACTGATGGAAAGGGAATCAGGGACAATGTGAAACCAACAAGGAACTTGTCATCTATGCTATTATCTACACCTCATGACAGTGTCCCCATaaaacacaaagcaaaatatgGAAATCTATATTGCAAgacaggaaaaaacaaacaaacaaaaaaagtgtaATTCAGGGAGAAACGATTGAGCTTGTACAAAAGTAGAAGGGTCCAGGGAGGGGGGGTCCTGGGAATTAGAAGAACAGCAGTTATAGACAAGGTAAAATCGTGGTATCCAATGAATAGACTCCACTTTAGAGAGAGTCCCCGCAGTGCAAAAAAAGTTATTTTGGGGCACATTTGGGATCTAAGACTCCCTTTTAAATTGTGTCCAATTTCTACAAACACACATTAAACCGTTTCAAACCAACTAAACCCAATATTTCTCAACATATTTCAGGACACATCCAcaccattaaaaaataataattccccTTAGAGCCCCTCCCCAGCAAACTGCTGCAGGATAGGCACTTAACAATGAGAAGTGGCCATCATGCAAAACCGCTAAGGGACAGGAGGGGgaatcatcctcatcctcctctggaACCAACTCCATACAATGAGAATACACCGTCACTGCTAAAGATAATTCAGACAAATAAAAGATGGCCGAGTTAGAATTACACTCGAGGAGAAGACGCTGCGACATTAGAGAGCGTAGTATTGGCTTTTATTCCGAATCTGGATTCTGAGTCTCTTGTATTACTTATAGACTATGAAATATGTAAAAGATGAAAAATTCACTTCTACACTTTCAATGTTGTATAGttggtttgaaaaaaaaattctaaaggcTTAAAGACTGATCAGAGGAGATAATGCATCTTGTGGAAGTATCGGGGAGATTTAGAGGATTTCATTGATATAGCGAGTAGGTTTTAGGTATAAGTTGAAGTATTAGCATACTCACCACCATGCGTTAGGGTAAGTTTAGTTCTTTAGTTGCTATTCGGGGCTACCAGTTTAGTAAATGCACTCAGAATCAAGAAACTGATCAGAAAGCAACACTACATTTTCTTTTTGCGCAATCCTCCCCTGCGTGTCAAAGACTCAATACAGTATAGAGAATACACAGAAATAAAGAGACCGGGCCATGGAGACAGCCCAGACCCCCGTGCATAGAGACAAGACACGACACAGAAAGGGGACCCTGCAGTAAAGAAAGGTATAGTGTGCTGTGACAGTGCGACAAAGGTTCGGATAACCACCTGTTGGTAGCCATAAAATACGAAGTTTGAGCCAAATCCTTGCTTGCtgcaaaagaaaagagaaaaacacaGGTTACATGTTGGTAGGAGAAAGATTTAataacatacagaaatagaactaAGGGGCTAGTCACACGTGGAAAATTTGTTGCAGAGGTTTTCTGTTATCAAAAGTTATAGTGACTGGATTTTCCTGAAATTATTGCAACAAGTCTGCCTTGTGTGAATTCACCCCTATACAAATATTAACTAATACTTAACATGAACCCCAGCTTTCCCCCGGTACTGTATTAGGATTACAAACCTCTCACTAGTTGGGTGCATTTGACGACATCTGTATGGGGGTGTTCGATCGTGATCTCGAAGCCTGTGAAAGAAAGACAAGGACAACTATAGAGGATACTGGGAGTATTGCAATATCcacaggacattatatatatacactgctgtaGACACCATGCACACAGAGGAATCCGTACAGCGATCAGATTTTCCAGCATGGCCTCGGTCTGTATTACAGTGATCTATGAGAGTCTGAGTCTCGGCCTTACTGCAGCTTTTCTATCCTATATAGAGTATAGGGCAGGGATGCTGCAGTGGCATGGCAGATCACTATGATGCAGGGAATCCAGACACTGGGAAATCTGGCCGATGTACGGATTGAAGTTTCCAGTCCGCGTTCCTCTGTATGCATGGGGCCGAGCAGTCTGGTCAAGaattactaagggctcgttcacatctgcgctcggtctccgttcatgcaggtttccgtttcctgcacaaaactgagcaggagatggaaacctgcagatctctttcaaacccattcatttgaaaaatcggacacagagtctgaTATACACTGTTATACactactttgtgtctggtttacaaaaaccggtttcgcggcggagagagcataaaacgctcaccggcacacacGACCGGACcgggtctgacagctttctgtcttctgcatgcagaagacggaaagctcagaacggactccgggcgcaggtgtgaacctagcgtaagccatTCCCATACAGATAGAGTAACAATTTTTGCACAGATTATGCACAACTCAGAACGCTACAtaaaccattcatttgggcctactccggagcgggaagccgcgactgtcggaagccgcagcaggcacattttggtcctattttgatgcagcttcccgcatcaaaatcaggaccaagatACGTgatcccgtgccccatgtgaactagccctaaggctctgtatacaggaggataaCAGTAAATACATGAATCAGTACTATGGAGTGAAAGGGGGTTTATAAATACCTAAGGTCTGTAGCAGAACAGTTTCAAGTATAACCAGCTCTTGAGCTTGCTGTAGGTAAGcctaggaaataaaaaaaaattcaacaattaattgatgatggggaaaaaaaaaaaaaaaaaggaaactcaAGAACCAAAAACACATCCCAGCAAGCCCCAAAAACTCTGCTTTGGGTATTTTTCTATCAACGACTAAAcgattttctttgctgctcgagCCGAATAGTAAATTCTAGAATTATTACCATTATTATCTATGTGACTAAAAGGGCCTTCCTCCATTGGGAAGATTAGAGGCAGGCCAAACGTTTCGTTACGTTGCACAAGTTTATGAGATGAGATTAGAGGACAGATCTTATCATTGCGGTACCAAAACATTAAAAGAACAAAACAATTGTACAGATAATAAGGAGAAAGGATCTCGACTTACATCACTTTTCGTGTCCAGCTGCGGGTCGAGTGGATTAAGACAAGCATGACAAACTTTAATAACATGTTCAAGTTTTCTCGGCTGTTCCTCCACTTTAGCAGCCAAGAACAAAGCAGTGGGGGACATAAtctgaagagagagaggagataagTAAGTGATTGTCAGGATATAGATGATGCATTATACACTAGAAGACACTAACAGGGTTTGTATAAGGAATCGATGCTGTCTATATGTCCTAGCTCCACTAATAAAGCTGGACAGTTCTCCCACCTAAAGTGAAAGGGGTGATCTGGTTTACTCttaaattaaaatgaataaataaatcatCACCGTTTTCCCCTGCTGATCAGATATTCAGAGAGGTCACCGCACTTATGTGACCTTTTCATTGTTTCTATCACATGCAGCTTGTTACACAACAGCCAtgaaatgtaattacagcctcatcccattcacttctataggacaagGCTAATGACATAGTAGGAAACAAATAGCATGACGGATCGTGGAGCTTCAACCTATTGGGGTGCCAGAGCCCCCCCTTCACAAATGTCAATGGAATACCTACaccaaggacaggtcatcaattaagtacaaaaaaaacccctctttATAAGACCCCAccgttatggaaatgcagtggtTTTGTTGCAattatgctgcttttttttttttttggacagaaacccggcggtcagttttcgaacacattcacttgaatgggtttgcaaagtgaccgcccgtgtgcatcttctgcctgaaCGCAGGGaaatagtttttgttttgttttttttaaaccagacacaaagtcggacatgcaggactttgtgtctggttaaaaaaaaataaaaagtttcgccatggagagcagaagacgcacacgggcggtcactttgcaaacccattcaagtgaatgggattgaaataTGACCGCCAcagatttccatctcctgttcagtttctctgggcaaaagatggaaaccggacggattggctaaagcagagagcgggcgcaggtgtgaacccgcccttactttggtgaaaaaaaaccacaaaatctgcaacaacaacaaaaaaaccccactgtttccgcaacgtggggcccaagACAAATTTAGAAATGACAAATCACCTTGTTAATGTCATGCAAGAGTTACATCATGAGATGACACTGGAAGCAGAAGGCGCCATGTCAGACAGGCTACTAGCACTGCAGGCTTATTCAGGGACAGTTATTAGAGGGTTTATGGCCCATTCAGGCCTCTCAGCAGGACGATAATGACCCAGGTCACTGTGTAAATGGCCCATTTGCCTGCTCTACCTTTTAACAGCTTATCTATATTCCCCCACACAgggacagcttaaagggattctatcattaaaacatttttttttgtggataagacgtcggaatagcctttagaaaggttattcgtctcttacctttagatgtggtctccgccgcgccttagaaataccggtatgcaaatgagttcttccgcagcgatgggggcgggccccagtgctcaaacagcgatgagggagtccccaccgctgccagagaagtgtctccaagcgccgcctccttcttcgtcaccacgtcatcttcaatgtcttcttccggcgcaggctcgttacttctagcagagcagactgcgcaggcgcacaagccacgggaaaatggccgctaacaatactgtgcaagtggccattttcccgtgacctgtgcgccttcgcagtctgctctgctagaagtaacgagactgcgccggaagaagacattgaagatgacgtggcGACAAAGGAggcggcggcgcttggagacacttctctggcagcggtggggacgcccccatcgctgcgagagaactcattttgcatactagtaaaaaccggtatttctaaggagcggcgcggcggagaccacgtctaaaggtaagagacgaatagactttctaaaggctattccgacgtcttatccacaaaaaaaaaacaaaaaaagatttaatggtagaatccctttaaaaaaaaaaaaaaggttaacacATGATGCAACAACAATGTAACACTTAGTcacacagacaacccctttaacagttctACTCAGGGGgcaaaaatctaaaacaaaacaaacaaaaaaacaaattacTCAGCTCTGTCACAAGGGGATCTGTAAGGTGAGTAATAGTTTAAGGGCCCCTCAGCTGCAGATatagtaaaaacaacaaaaaactgtttGACAACCCTTCAGAAACACATACAATTCTTTGGATTTTTCACTGTGCCATTTTGGAACCAAATATTTATTGACTTCTCTCTGATAAAGGGACCTGTGCACAAAAACATTCCCCTCAGGGTATACACCACTGGTACAGGGAATGGGAAAAAAACGGAAAGAGCGTAGCACAGCCCAGTGACACTATTTCGGTAGCTTGAATGACAGGCAGTGCCTCTCACTGTGCTAGGccttttccataagtaaattctCTATGAGACCTATGGGAATAGCATAGAGCAGCTCAGCTGTTCCCGTAGCTCCCGCCCTAAGGACGGGGGATCAGTTATTCCCATCTCGGAAGCAatttgccaagatgggaataaccctttaatgcaATCAGGACATAAGAACATATACAAGAGCAGATACATAAGAACACCCCATTTAGTAATAAAGTAACAGTAACAGCTTTATgtttagcaccaacatattctgcagcgctgtacaaaaaTGGTCATTCCTCAAACCTTGTCCCAGTCAGGTGTTAAATTCAAAGAAAGTCAACATTTAATCTGGAGGTTTTTGATGCATTAGAAAAAATTATGAGATATCCCATAAACAGGGGTGCAGTAAAATAAATCTGCAGCCCCCCCATCAGACATCTGATGCATCAAAGACCAGTTACCCAGGAAATTCAATTAACCATTAAAACAAAAGACACATTtgcatgaagatgaaagaaaaAGCAGGTACTTACGTTACGGTGATATTTGGTGAAAGAGTGATGCATATAAAACCTATGCATATAAACGATGGCTGTGTTGATAGTCAGTTGAGATCTTTAGAAATCTGGTTAAGGAAATTAATACCTGGCTTGGAAGGAAAAATCAATAACAAACGAatctctcacacacactcacacacatctGTAATGCGCATAGTCTGAACAGGGACCTGTGAAGAGGGTTTAACGCATTCAAACATCACTATGTGGATAGAAGGACAGGAAATCATGTCATGGAAATAAAGGGATCCAAGCTATCAAAGTTTAGAGACTGctccaagattaaaagttatcaCCTAGCAATAGACAACTCCTGATTGGAGGGGTAGGAGCGTCACCAGACATGGATTAACTACCCAAAGAATAGGTGATAAGTAGCAATCATCATCTTAACTTACTGCAGGACAAGGGGTACAATATATGACAGCCTCAAAAGGAACCATGCAAACAATTGCCCTTAGCAGTCAAGTGCGGGACTCTGGTAGCCACTGCAGCAATGACGCACCAAACTACCGCAAGTAACTGCATCAGAAGCAGACAGTGATGTACAAGACCATAACCATTGCATGAAAATAAGAAGTCACAAAACACAAAGTATCTGGGGAGATGGACTCTGACCTTGCTATAGTATCAATGATGATAGGTCACAAAATACTGTACTCCAGATAACTAACGCAATCTAAAACTAAATCCAACAAAGCTTCACAGCTAAGAATGTGTGTGAATAAGGGGTTAATGCAGCATTCTATCACTTAATAACAGAAAACCAAacctgctttcttccagaaatagcgccactcCTGCTCATGGACTGTAAGTGG
This region of Leptodactylus fuscus isolate aLepFus1 chromosome 8, aLepFus1.hap2, whole genome shotgun sequence genomic DNA includes:
- the CCNT2 gene encoding cyclin-T2 isoform X1 is translated as MADCRVPNTRWFFTRDQLDNSPSRRCGVEADKELSYRQQAANLVQDMGQRLNVSQLTINTAIVYMHRFYMHHSFTKYHRNIMSPTALFLAAKVEEQPRKLEHVIKVCHACLNPLDPQLDTKSDAYLQQAQELVILETVLLQTLGFEITIEHPHTDVVKCTQLVRASKDLAQTSYFMATNSLHLTTFCLQYKPTVIACVCIHLACKWSNWEIPVSTDGKHWWEYVDQTVTLELLDELTHEFLQILEKTPSRLKKIRNWRATQAAARKPKSDGHLDSNLFNSSMAQNSVLVDPVAGLAASASFPKASTSAFPAPVALNSGSMPISASHSTEELALLALPSTSYTMASHHEWPQHPDQPRTDQVYSQKSDSSLPAAQYNMTAVQLHPGLHHRPEKASEHSAKPEHAHKPSNSKHHGQIYAPPVAMSHKMSLDKYREKRKLETVDVDVRDQIPTVHIEQQPHKKHGQGQASGGSSVTSPIKMKIPLSSSEKTEKHSSEKKDKSGSLKLRIPIPPTERASSKEDLKMKIKVSSADRHSSSDEGGSGKSKHSSPHVSKEHKEKHNSSRHHGSSHKHSLSHYSSASNNNSSNKVCMDGLPTTVLRSPIGVPNDGGASSSSSSRKRPHANDVSYNHHNKMSKSSKSSGTSSSSVKQFLSNNSVLNHSLLPPPPVTYQVGYGHLSTLVKLDKKPVESNGPDANHEYGANSQHMDYKDTFDMLDSLLSAQGMNM
- the CCNT2 gene encoding cyclin-T2 isoform X2 is translated as MADCRVPNTRWFFTRDQLDNSPSRRCGVEADKELSYRQQAANLVQDMGQRLNVSQLTINTAIVYMHRFYMHHSFTKYHRNIMSPTALFLAAKVEEQPRKLEHVIKVCHACLNPLDPQLDTKSDAYLQQAQELVILETVLLQTLGFEITIEHPHTDVVKCTQLVRASKDLAQTSYFMATNSLHLTTFCLQYKPTVIACVCIHLACKWSNWEIPVSTDGKHWWEYVDQTVTLELLDELTHEFLQILEKTPSRLKKIRNWRATQAAARKPKSDGHLDSNLFNSSMAQNSVLVDPVAGLAASASFPKASTSAFPAPVALNSGSMPISASHSTEELALLALPSTSYTMASHHEWPQHPDQPRTDQVYSQKSDSSLPAAQYNMTAVQLHPGLHHRPEKASEHSAKPEHAHKPSNSKHHGQIYAPPVAMSHKMSLDKYREKRKLETVDVDVRDQIPTVHIEQQPHKKHGQGQASGGSSVTSPIKMKIPLSSSEKTEKHSSEKKDKSGSLKLRIPIPPTERASSKEDLKMKIKVSSADRHSSSDEGGSGKSKHSSPHVSKEHKEKHNSSRHHGSSHKHSLSHYSSASNNNSSNKVCMDGLPTTVLRSPIGVPNDGGASSSSSSRKRPHANDVSYNHHNKMSKSSKSSGGLRASQHPRETGQETSGEQRP